One genomic region from Actinocatenispora thailandica encodes:
- a CDS encoding alpha/beta fold hydrolase → MTTEQITLPLDDGDIFVQQDGPRDAPVLLLVHGTAASARTWDALVPLLTGTHRVVRVDLLGCGRSAKPIDGSYRTPDQARRVGTVLDRLGVGRAVVLGHSSGGIVATALAEQRPELVAALVLVDTGPSMAAYIAPETAAIGPAQWPPTDEQIREFAATGFARPDFELPADLAAELRDSSFEVFAALLRDPVQYLTERALPDRLAALGKPLLVLFGAQDRRWRPSSAADYLVVPGARVEMLPDVGHTPIIEDPHRTAELVLEFAASDPVSVAVASG, encoded by the coding sequence ATGACCACCGAACAGATCACGCTGCCGCTCGACGACGGCGACATCTTCGTGCAGCAGGACGGCCCCCGCGACGCACCGGTACTGCTGCTGGTGCACGGCACCGCCGCCTCGGCGCGGACCTGGGACGCGCTGGTACCGCTGCTCACCGGTACCCACCGGGTCGTCCGGGTCGACCTGCTCGGGTGCGGCCGGTCGGCCAAGCCGATCGACGGCAGCTACCGGACCCCGGACCAGGCCCGGCGGGTCGGCACCGTACTGGACCGGCTCGGCGTCGGCCGCGCCGTGGTGCTCGGCCACTCCAGCGGCGGCATCGTCGCCACCGCGCTCGCCGAGCAGCGGCCCGAGCTGGTGGCGGCGCTGGTCCTCGTCGACACCGGGCCGAGCATGGCCGCCTACATCGCCCCGGAGACCGCGGCGATCGGCCCGGCGCAGTGGCCGCCGACCGACGAGCAGATTCGCGAGTTCGCCGCCACCGGGTTCGCCCGGCCGGACTTCGAACTGCCCGCGGACCTGGCGGCCGAGCTGCGGGACAGCAGCTTCGAGGTGTTCGCCGCGCTGCTGCGCGACCCGGTGCAGTACCTGACGGAGCGGGCGCTGCCGGACCGGCTGGCGGCGCTCGGCAAGCCGCTGCTGGTGCTGTTCGGTGCGCAGGACCGCCGGTGGCGGCCGTCGTCCGCGGCCGACTACCTCGTCGTACCGGGTGCGCGGGTGGAGATGCTGCCCGACGTCGGCCACACACCGATCATCGAGGACCCGCACCGCACCGCCGAGCTGGTACTGGAGTTTGCCGCATCCGACCCGGTCTCGGTGGCGGTCGCCTCCGGCTGA
- a CDS encoding TetR/AcrR family transcriptional regulator: MPTGVHLQDARQQLFDAAERLLLRAGPNGLTSRAVTDEAGCAKGVLHRHFADFDAFLTELVLDRAAQLRPRAVQLRQSAGTGAVVDNLTTALTALFGPVWVALIPLITFRDELRTRLRAARPGGGTAILGEVTGAVGDYLTAERDLGRIAADADIASLTLSLVGGGHLLFTDREPAPPSADTVARFVTSVLADVLRRRPR, encoded by the coding sequence ATGCCAACCGGGGTGCACCTGCAGGACGCCCGGCAGCAGCTGTTCGACGCCGCCGAACGACTGCTGCTGCGCGCCGGCCCGAACGGGCTGACCAGCCGCGCCGTGACCGACGAGGCCGGGTGTGCCAAAGGGGTGCTGCACCGGCACTTCGCCGACTTCGACGCGTTCCTCACCGAACTGGTGCTGGACCGGGCGGCACAGCTGCGGCCGCGGGCCGTCCAGCTGCGGCAGTCGGCCGGCACCGGCGCGGTCGTCGACAACCTCACCACCGCGCTGACCGCGCTGTTCGGCCCGGTCTGGGTGGCGCTCATCCCGCTGATCACGTTCCGGGACGAGCTGCGCACCCGGCTGCGGGCCGCCCGCCCCGGCGGCGGTACCGCGATCCTCGGCGAGGTCACCGGGGCGGTCGGCGACTACCTCACGGCCGAACGCGACCTCGGCCGGATCGCCGCCGACGCCGACATCGCCTCGCTCACCCTCTCCCTGGTCGGCGGCGGGCACCTGCTGTTCACCGACCGCGAGCCCGCCCCGCCGAGCGCGGACACCGTCGCCCGCTTCGTCACCTCGGTACTCGCCGACGTGCTGCGTCGCCGCCCTCGCTGA
- a CDS encoding AAA family ATPase — MGSAFPVPESPAALAAALARTGYLADDGLATAGYLAIRLGRPVFLEGDAGVGKTSFATALAEATGATPIRLQCYEGLSAAQALYDWDFPRQLLHLQAVRAAGRDADPTALEAELYDRRFLLARPLLAALTTSPCVLLVDEVDRADDEFEAYLLEVLADAAVTVPELGRIVAEHPPVTVLTSNRTREVHDALKRRCLYHWLDHPDTEREIAIVRSRLPGVSARLAEQVAAATARMRALDLLKPPGVAEAIDWAAALDTLGATELTSELAAATLGAVLKYREDTERVRAAAVLDPSPGTEP, encoded by the coding sequence ATGGGGTCGGCGTTCCCGGTGCCGGAGTCGCCCGCCGCGCTCGCGGCGGCGCTGGCCCGCACCGGTTACCTGGCCGACGACGGGCTGGCCACCGCCGGCTACCTGGCCATCCGGCTCGGCCGGCCGGTCTTCCTGGAGGGTGACGCCGGCGTCGGCAAGACGTCGTTCGCCACCGCGCTGGCCGAGGCGACCGGGGCGACCCCGATCCGGCTGCAGTGCTACGAGGGGCTGTCGGCCGCGCAGGCGCTGTACGACTGGGACTTCCCCCGGCAACTGCTGCACCTGCAGGCGGTGCGGGCGGCCGGCCGGGACGCCGACCCGACCGCGCTGGAGGCCGAGCTGTACGACCGGCGGTTCCTGCTAGCCCGGCCGCTGCTCGCGGCGCTGACGACCAGCCCGTGCGTGCTGCTGGTCGACGAGGTGGACCGCGCCGACGACGAGTTCGAGGCGTACCTGCTGGAGGTACTCGCCGACGCCGCGGTCACGGTGCCCGAACTCGGCCGGATCGTCGCCGAGCACCCACCCGTCACGGTGCTGACCTCCAACCGCACCCGCGAGGTGCACGACGCGCTGAAGCGCCGCTGCCTGTACCACTGGCTCGACCACCCGGACACCGAACGCGAGATCGCCATCGTCCGGTCCCGGCTGCCCGGCGTCAGCGCCCGGCTGGCCGAGCAGGTGGCCGCCGCGACCGCCCGGATGCGGGCGCTGGACCTGCTCAAGCCGCCCGGCGTGGCGGAGGCGATCGACTGGGCCGCCGCCCTCGACACGCTCGGCGCGACCGAGCTGACCTCGGAGCTGGCGGCGGCGACGCTCGGCGCGGTGCTCAAGTACCGCGAGGACACCGAACGCGTCCGGGCCGCCGCCGTCCTCGATCCCTCGCCCGGGACCGAGCCGTGA
- a CDS encoding NAD(P)-binding oxidoreductase, with product MTRHRVRRLAVVSSTGVDPHPYPDAGLLFNRVLLPYVTRVLGRTLYADMRRMEELVRASSLDWTIVRPSGLYHLPSVTDYTMVEGDADGRFTARVDLAAGMVALLDGRYTGRTVSLVTTVENPGLLRWLRTEAAAGQG from the coding sequence ATGACCCGGCACCGGGTGCGCCGGCTCGCCGTGGTCAGCTCCACCGGCGTCGACCCGCACCCGTACCCGGACGCCGGCCTGCTGTTCAACCGCGTCCTGCTGCCGTACGTGACCCGGGTGCTGGGCCGGACCCTGTACGCCGACATGCGGCGGATGGAGGAGCTGGTCCGGGCCAGCTCGCTCGACTGGACCATCGTGCGCCCCAGCGGGCTCTACCACCTGCCGTCGGTCACCGACTACACGATGGTCGAGGGCGACGCCGACGGGCGGTTCACCGCCCGCGTCGACCTCGCGGCGGGCATGGTGGCCCTGCTGGACGGTCGCTACACCGGCCGTACCGTCAGTCTCGTCACGACCGTCGAGAACCCGGGGCTGCTCCGCTGGCTGCGGACCGAGGCCGCCGCCGGCCAGGGGTGA
- a CDS encoding class I SAM-dependent methyltransferase: MPTLPPEQAPPPPELHRARRLAESFGADPAGYDRARPAYPDELVARIVGDRAAPDVLDIGCGTGIAGRQFQAAGATVLGVEPDERMAAFARSRGLPVEVATFEDWEPNGRSFDLLIAAQSWHWVDPATGPRKAAGLLRPGGRLALFGHVFEPPTEIAGAFAEAYRRVVPDSPFGQGSGRRPLQVYQAGYARIAETLGESAGWQDIEQWRFDWQRHYTRDEWLALLPTTGGIAPLRPDQQAEVLAAVGTAIDAAGGGFTMEYVTLAVTAVRTA; encoded by the coding sequence ATGCCCACTTTACCTCCAGAGCAAGCCCCGCCGCCGCCGGAACTGCACCGGGCCCGCCGGCTCGCCGAGTCGTTCGGCGCCGATCCGGCCGGGTACGACCGGGCCCGGCCGGCGTACCCCGACGAACTGGTGGCGCGGATCGTCGGCGACCGCGCCGCGCCGGACGTGCTCGACATCGGCTGCGGTACCGGGATCGCGGGCCGCCAGTTCCAGGCCGCCGGCGCCACCGTGCTCGGCGTCGAGCCGGACGAGCGGATGGCCGCGTTCGCCCGGTCCCGCGGGCTGCCCGTCGAGGTGGCGACGTTCGAGGACTGGGAGCCGAACGGACGCAGCTTCGACCTGCTGATCGCCGCCCAGTCCTGGCACTGGGTGGATCCGGCCACCGGCCCGCGCAAGGCGGCCGGACTGCTGCGTCCCGGCGGCCGGCTCGCGCTGTTCGGGCACGTGTTCGAGCCACCCACCGAGATCGCCGGGGCGTTCGCCGAGGCGTACCGGCGGGTGGTGCCCGACTCGCCGTTCGGGCAGGGGTCCGGGCGCCGCCCGCTGCAGGTCTACCAGGCCGGGTACGCCAGGATCGCCGAGACGCTCGGCGAATCGGCCGGCTGGCAGGACATCGAGCAGTGGCGGTTCGACTGGCAGCGGCACTACACCCGGGACGAGTGGCTGGCGCTGCTGCCGACCACCGGCGGCATCGCCCCGCTGCGGCCCGACCAGCAGGCCGAGGTCCTGGCCGCGGTCGGCACCGCGATCGACGCCGCCGGCGGCGGCTTCACCATGGAGTACGTGACGCTCGCCGTCACCGCGGTGCGCACCGCCTGA
- a CDS encoding YciI family protein produces MQFLISMHINPAVLDALTDEEKEAIGTGHAALLAAVKESGELITTQALVDPSQAAVVRVRDGQPVVTDGPFLEAKEFLGGFYLVDCENKERAIELAAMVPDAAIEGLGVEVRQVMFADGPLEG; encoded by the coding sequence ATGCAGTTCCTGATCTCCATGCACATCAACCCGGCCGTGCTGGACGCGCTGACCGACGAGGAGAAGGAGGCGATCGGTACCGGGCACGCCGCGCTGCTGGCCGCGGTGAAGGAGTCCGGTGAGCTGATCACCACGCAGGCGCTGGTCGACCCGTCGCAGGCGGCGGTCGTCCGGGTGCGCGACGGCCAGCCGGTGGTGACCGACGGGCCCTTCCTGGAGGCGAAGGAGTTCCTGGGCGGCTTCTACCTGGTCGACTGCGAGAACAAGGAGCGGGCGATCGAGCTGGCGGCGATGGTGCCGGACGCGGCGATCGAGGGGCTCGGCGTCGAGGTGCGCCAGGTGATGTTCGCGGACGGACCGTTGGAGGGATGA
- a CDS encoding MFS transporter, which produces MRANRAWLGLVVLMLPTMFVAMDLTALFLALPRLSADLGASSVQQLWISDAYGFLVAGLVITMGTLGDRIGRRRLLTIGGAAFAVLSVVAAFSVDPVMLIVVRALLGVAGATLAPSTLALISNMFTDPGQRGRAIATWATCQFAGGALGPVLAGLLLQHFWWGSVFLAAVPAMALVAIAGPVLLPEFRGDGAGRLDPASVLLSLVAVLSVVYGIKQLTLGGSVLAPAVALVIGAAVGTLFVRRQLRLRTPLLDLRLLRTGPFTAVILGLLFAGVAMAGTGLLVTQYLQGVLGFSPAAAAVLCAPMGVGCAVGTITAPALTRRLPQPTAIAAGLAGSALGSLLLVGAHGGAALPLVMAGTGILGLGTGPLFALGTGLVLGSVPPARAGSAASMSETANYLGGSLGLALLGVLGTVVYQMRMGGRSDSLAGALAASRQLPGDRGAVLLHAARLAFTGSVHVTGAVAAGLFGALAVLILVLRPGRGAPGSG; this is translated from the coding sequence ATGCGAGCGAACCGGGCCTGGCTGGGGCTGGTGGTACTGATGCTGCCGACGATGTTCGTCGCGATGGATCTGACCGCGTTGTTCCTCGCGCTGCCGCGGCTGTCCGCCGACCTGGGCGCCAGCAGCGTCCAGCAGCTGTGGATCAGCGACGCGTACGGCTTCCTGGTGGCCGGCCTGGTCATCACGATGGGTACCCTCGGCGACCGGATCGGCCGGCGGCGGCTGCTGACCATCGGCGGCGCCGCGTTCGCCGTGCTGTCGGTCGTCGCCGCGTTCTCCGTCGACCCGGTCATGCTGATCGTGGTCCGCGCGCTGCTCGGCGTCGCCGGCGCCACCCTCGCCCCGTCGACCCTGGCGCTGATCAGCAACATGTTCACCGACCCCGGGCAGCGCGGCCGCGCCATCGCGACCTGGGCGACCTGCCAGTTCGCCGGCGGCGCGCTCGGGCCGGTCCTCGCCGGCCTGCTGCTCCAGCACTTCTGGTGGGGTTCGGTGTTCCTGGCCGCGGTACCGGCGATGGCGCTCGTCGCGATCGCCGGCCCGGTACTGCTGCCGGAGTTTCGCGGCGACGGCGCCGGCCGGTTGGATCCGGCCAGCGTGCTGCTGTCGCTGGTGGCGGTGCTGTCCGTGGTGTACGGCATCAAGCAGTTGACGCTCGGCGGCTCGGTGCTGGCGCCCGCGGTGGCGCTGGTGATCGGCGCGGCGGTCGGCACGCTGTTCGTCCGCCGGCAACTGCGACTGCGCACGCCGCTGCTGGACCTGCGGTTGCTGCGTACCGGCCCGTTCACCGCGGTCATCCTCGGGCTGCTGTTCGCCGGCGTCGCGATGGCCGGCACCGGCCTGCTCGTCACCCAGTACCTGCAGGGCGTGCTCGGATTCTCGCCGGCCGCCGCGGCGGTGCTGTGCGCCCCGATGGGGGTCGGCTGCGCGGTCGGCACCATCACCGCGCCGGCACTGACCCGTCGGCTGCCCCAGCCGACCGCGATCGCCGCCGGGCTGGCCGGTTCGGCGCTGGGCAGCCTGCTGCTGGTCGGCGCGCACGGCGGCGCCGCGCTGCCGCTGGTGATGGCCGGCACCGGGATACTCGGGCTCGGCACCGGACCGCTGTTCGCGCTGGGCACCGGGCTGGTGCTCGGGTCGGTACCACCGGCGCGGGCCGGCTCCGCGGCGTCGATGTCGGAGACCGCCAACTACCTCGGCGGATCGCTCGGCCTGGCGTTGCTCGGCGTGCTGGGCACGGTCGTCTACCAGATGCGGATGGGCGGCCGGTCCGACTCGCTGGCCGGGGCCCTCGCCGCCAGCCGGCAGCTGCCCGGCGACCGCGGCGCGGTCCTGCTGCACGCCGCGCGGCTGGCGTTCACCGGCAGCGTGCACGTCACCGGTGCGGTGGCCGCCGGGTTGTTCGGTGCGCTGGCCGTTCTGATCCTGGTGTTGCGGCCGGGGCGGGGGGCGCCGGGGTCGGGGTGA
- a CDS encoding NAD(P)-dependent oxidoreductase, with protein sequence MRITIFGANGRTGRLLVTQALAAGHRVTAVTRRPDTFPLRHDDLEVAAADVLDGPAVDAVVAGREAVLSTLGYPPGRRRSRRTPGGPRTSSPR encoded by the coding sequence ATGCGGATCACGATCTTCGGCGCCAACGGCCGCACCGGCCGGCTGCTCGTCACCCAGGCCCTCGCCGCGGGACATCGGGTCACCGCGGTCACCCGCCGCCCGGACACGTTCCCGCTGCGCCACGACGACCTGGAGGTCGCCGCCGCGGACGTACTCGACGGGCCGGCAGTCGACGCCGTCGTGGCGGGACGCGAGGCGGTGCTGTCGACCCTCGGGTACCCGCCGGGAAGGCGCCGATCACGACGTACTCCCGGGGGACCGCGAACATCGTCGCCGCGATGA
- a CDS encoding carbon-nitrogen hydrolase family protein has product MPSLRIALANVEIPASPADSVVRAERAIRDAADAGARIVCFPEAYIPGYPWPPHTRKPVTADFLETAHQRISRAAGANRIHVVLGTERYVSDRPRLTVLVFGPDGARLGHQDKVQLDPDEDAIYQPGDERRVFDVDGVRFGIVICHEGFRYPETVRWAVRHGAQLVFHPHYDEAEPGSFRPTEFADPRNSFHEKAFLCRAVENGCYFAAVNCASPGSPTTSAVVRPDGTLLRHQPYGEAGLLVCDIDPAEATPLLAQRLRTGS; this is encoded by the coding sequence ATGCCGAGCCTCCGCATCGCCCTCGCCAACGTCGAGATCCCGGCGAGCCCGGCCGACTCCGTGGTACGGGCGGAGCGCGCGATCCGCGACGCCGCCGACGCGGGCGCGCGGATCGTGTGCTTCCCGGAGGCGTACATCCCGGGCTACCCCTGGCCGCCGCACACCCGCAAGCCGGTGACCGCCGACTTCCTGGAGACGGCGCACCAGCGCATCTCCCGGGCGGCCGGGGCGAACCGGATCCACGTGGTGCTCGGCACCGAGCGCTACGTCTCCGACCGGCCGCGACTGACGGTCCTGGTGTTCGGACCGGACGGCGCGCGCCTGGGGCACCAGGACAAGGTGCAGCTCGATCCGGACGAAGACGCCATCTACCAGCCGGGAGACGAGCGGCGGGTGTTCGACGTCGACGGCGTCCGCTTCGGCATCGTGATCTGCCACGAGGGCTTCCGCTATCCGGAGACCGTCCGCTGGGCCGTACGGCACGGCGCCCAACTGGTGTTCCACCCGCACTACGACGAGGCGGAGCCCGGCTCGTTCCGCCCCACCGAGTTCGCCGACCCGCGGAACTCCTTCCACGAGAAGGCGTTCCTCTGTCGCGCCGTCGAGAACGGCTGCTACTTCGCCGCCGTCAACTGCGCGAGCCCCGGCTCGCCCACCACCTCCGCCGTGGTGCGGCCGGACGGCACGCTGCTGCGCCACCAGCCGTACGGCGAAGCCGGCCTGCTGGTGTGCGACATCGACCCGGCCGAAGCCACCCCGCTGCTCGCGCAGCGGCTGCGAACCGGCTCCTGA
- a CDS encoding DUF305 domain-containing protein, whose protein sequence is MRRRGLLVTPGLLVLTGCTTAGTAEPKTSASRYVNAADVRFARQMITANSHSRRITRCADGRPVPSGLRSLAAAIGATERDENKTMTVWLRTWRAAAPDPTTHDPTTPDSATPGRDADVARLTAARDDDFADLFRRTLAAAQQHQLALATAETRHGINVGARDLARRIIRSRTAELDQLR, encoded by the coding sequence GTGCGACGACGCGGACTGCTAGTGACCCCCGGGCTGCTCGTGCTGACCGGTTGCACCACCGCCGGCACCGCCGAACCGAAGACCTCGGCCAGCCGGTACGTCAACGCCGCGGACGTCCGGTTCGCCCGGCAGATGATCACCGCGAACAGCCACAGCCGCCGCATCACCCGGTGCGCCGACGGCCGGCCGGTACCGTCCGGGCTGCGCTCGCTCGCCGCCGCCATCGGGGCCACCGAACGCGACGAGAACAAGACGATGACGGTCTGGCTACGCACCTGGCGAGCGGCAGCCCCGGACCCGACGACGCACGACCCCACGACACCGGACTCGGCGACGCCGGGCCGGGACGCGGACGTCGCGCGCCTGACCGCCGCCCGCGACGACGACTTCGCCGACCTGTTCCGCCGCACGCTGGCCGCCGCGCAACAGCACCAGCTCGCCCTGGCGACGGCGGAGACCCGGCACGGCATCAACGTCGGCGCCCGCGACCTGGCCCGCCGCATCATCCGTTCGCGTACCGCCGAGCTCGACCAGCTCCGCTGA
- a CDS encoding L,D-transpeptidase, with protein sequence MMRVRRVGWAGWLAVVVLAVAGCTSSGGTRSHAKASHSPAPAAVISTSLTKTSGVSPAGPVQVKVADGALSSVTLTSAKGADVAGELAKGGSSWQATGKLKYDTKYTLSAVAANADGKKVRTSKSFRTVKPSNFTLPYLQRTGGYALKDGATYGVGIVPVVHFDERVSDKAAAEKVLVVTTSPHVDGSWYWVDDQNVHWRPENYYAAGTKVTIDAKVYGVRVGQGLYGQADRKASFTIGDKHVAIADDKTHHVKVYENDKMVRDMPTSMGQGGYVKGKNGSISLWTMSGTYTVLDHGNPVTMSSDSYGLPADSPYGYAAESVYYATKISTDGIYLHELDTTVWAQGHQDVSHGCLNLNRANAIWYYKHSLIGDVVQVVHTTGPKIELWQNGDWSVPWSTWQKHSALH encoded by the coding sequence ATGATGCGTGTGCGTCGGGTCGGGTGGGCCGGGTGGCTGGCCGTTGTCGTGCTGGCGGTGGCCGGGTGTACCTCGTCGGGTGGCACCCGCAGCCACGCGAAGGCGTCGCACTCCCCGGCGCCGGCCGCGGTGATCAGCACCAGCCTGACCAAGACCTCGGGCGTCAGTCCGGCCGGACCGGTGCAGGTGAAGGTCGCCGACGGTGCGCTGTCCTCCGTGACGCTGACCAGCGCCAAGGGCGCCGACGTCGCGGGTGAGCTGGCCAAGGGCGGCTCGTCCTGGCAGGCCACCGGCAAGCTGAAGTACGACACGAAGTACACGCTGTCCGCCGTCGCGGCCAACGCCGACGGCAAGAAGGTGCGCACCAGCAAGTCGTTCCGCACCGTGAAGCCGTCCAACTTCACGCTGCCCTACCTGCAGCGCACCGGCGGATACGCGCTCAAGGACGGCGCCACCTACGGCGTGGGCATCGTGCCGGTGGTGCACTTCGACGAGCGGGTCAGCGACAAGGCCGCCGCGGAGAAGGTGCTGGTGGTGACGACGAGCCCGCACGTGGACGGCTCCTGGTACTGGGTGGACGACCAGAACGTGCACTGGCGGCCGGAGAACTACTACGCCGCCGGCACCAAGGTGACCATCGACGCCAAGGTCTACGGCGTCCGGGTCGGCCAGGGGCTGTACGGGCAGGCCGACCGCAAGGCCAGCTTCACCATCGGCGACAAGCACGTGGCCATCGCCGACGACAAGACCCACCACGTGAAGGTCTACGAGAACGACAAGATGGTCCGCGACATGCCCACCTCGATGGGCCAGGGCGGGTACGTGAAGGGCAAGAACGGCTCGATCTCGCTGTGGACGATGTCCGGCACCTACACCGTGCTGGACCACGGCAACCCGGTGACGATGTCGTCGGACAGCTACGGCCTGCCGGCCGACTCGCCGTACGGGTACGCCGCCGAGTCGGTCTACTACGCGACGAAGATCAGCACCGACGGCATCTACCTGCACGAGCTGGACACGACGGTGTGGGCGCAGGGCCACCAGGACGTGTCGCACGGCTGCCTGAACCTCAACCGCGCCAACGCCATCTGGTACTACAAGCATTCGCTGATCGGCGACGTGGTGCAGGTCGTGCACACCACCGGCCCGAAGATCGAGCTGTGGCAGAACGGCGACTGGAGCGTGCCGTGGTCGACCTGGCAGAAGCACAGCGCGCTGCACTGA
- a CDS encoding lytic polysaccharide monooxygenase, protein MRRKITVALVGFGALVGSLLVTTPAAAHGYISSPPSRQAMCAMGRVSDCGPIIWEPQSVEAPKGSHLCSGGNDRFRQLDDPTKNWPATSVGHSVTFTWTITAHHATRDWEYFVGDTRVGYFDAHGSAPGDTVTQTVDLSGYDGRILLLARWNIADTGNAFYSCVDLQVGSGGGTPTPTPTTSSPSPSPTPTATTTPTSQPGGSWTAGTAYHVGDEVTYQGTTYRCLQDHTALPGWEPPSVPALWQPV, encoded by the coding sequence ATGCGAAGAAAGATCACGGTCGCGCTGGTCGGCTTCGGCGCGCTCGTCGGCTCCCTGCTGGTGACCACCCCGGCCGCCGCGCACGGCTACATCAGCTCACCACCCAGCCGGCAGGCCATGTGCGCGATGGGACGGGTCAGCGACTGCGGCCCGATCATCTGGGAACCGCAGAGCGTCGAGGCGCCCAAGGGATCCCACCTGTGCAGCGGCGGCAACGACAGGTTCCGGCAACTCGACGACCCGACCAAGAACTGGCCGGCCACCAGCGTCGGCCACTCGGTGACGTTCACCTGGACGATCACCGCGCACCACGCCACCCGCGACTGGGAGTACTTCGTCGGCGACACCCGCGTCGGCTACTTCGACGCGCACGGTTCGGCCCCCGGCGACACGGTCACCCAGACCGTGGACCTCAGCGGGTACGACGGCCGGATCCTGCTGCTCGCCCGGTGGAACATCGCGGACACCGGGAACGCCTTCTACTCCTGCGTCGACCTGCAGGTCGGCTCCGGCGGCGGCACCCCGACCCCGACTCCGACCACGTCGTCACCATCACCCTCGCCGACACCCACCGCGACCACCACACCGACCTCGCAGCCGGGCGGCAGCTGGACCGCGGGTACCGCGTACCACGTCGGCGACGAGGTGACCTACCAGGGCACCACGTACCGCTGCCTGCAGGACCACACCGCACTGCCCGGGTGGGAGCCGCCGAGCGTCCCCGCCCTCTGGCAGCCGGTCTGA
- a CDS encoding helix-turn-helix domain-containing protein has translation MRSSGRGRDVTAAWDVASPARPERLAGVSMAGFGVRSVPAPVRIVPHPAIMLAVEFGDGRPVVADATGRERCGSLVAGPGFGFGGAALVRGENVRCVQVRLSPVLARAILGVSAAELRGAGVPLSELWGRDAARLREQLAAAPSWPARFALVEELIERRRRTGGYLDREVVWVWRRLLAGRGQVRIDRLAAEVGWSRKRLWSRFGAQLGLPPKRAATLIRFDHAAYHLAVGRDPARVAAEGGYADQSHLHREVVACTGVTPATLADEPFLAVDDVAWPALQRRRSAPDLAARQRVPAPAARSEGGDAASRTALSEGGDAARRTALSEGGDAARRRVPR, from the coding sequence ATGCGGTCCAGCGGGCGCGGGCGCGACGTGACGGCTGCGTGGGACGTGGCGAGCCCGGCCCGGCCCGAACGGCTGGCCGGCGTCAGCATGGCCGGCTTCGGCGTCCGGTCCGTACCGGCGCCGGTCCGGATCGTTCCGCACCCGGCGATCATGCTCGCGGTGGAGTTCGGCGACGGCCGGCCGGTCGTCGCCGACGCGACCGGCCGGGAACGGTGCGGCAGCCTGGTCGCCGGGCCCGGTTTCGGCTTCGGCGGCGCGGCGCTGGTCCGCGGCGAGAACGTCCGGTGTGTTCAGGTACGGCTGTCGCCGGTGCTGGCTCGTGCGATCCTCGGCGTCAGCGCGGCCGAGCTGCGCGGCGCGGGCGTACCGCTCAGCGAGCTGTGGGGCCGCGACGCCGCCCGGCTCCGGGAGCAGTTGGCCGCGGCCCCGTCGTGGCCGGCCCGCTTCGCGCTGGTGGAGGAGCTGATCGAGCGGCGGCGCCGGACCGGCGGGTACCTGGATCGCGAGGTGGTGTGGGTGTGGCGCCGGCTCCTCGCCGGGCGCGGGCAGGTCCGGATCGACCGGCTGGCCGCCGAGGTGGGGTGGAGCCGCAAGCGGCTGTGGTCCCGGTTCGGCGCGCAGCTGGGCCTGCCGCCGAAGCGGGCGGCGACGCTGATCCGCTTCGACCACGCGGCGTACCACCTGGCGGTGGGCCGGGACCCGGCTCGGGTCGCCGCCGAGGGCGGCTACGCGGACCAGTCGCACCTGCATCGCGAGGTGGTGGCGTGTACCGGGGTCACCCCGGCGACGCTCGCCGACGAACCGTTCCTGGCCGTCGACGACGTCGCCTGGCCGGCCCTGCAACGCCGCCGGAGTGCGCCGGATCTCGCTGCGCGGCAACGGGTTCCGGCGCCGGCGGCGCGCAGCGAGGGCGGCGACGCCGCATCTCGCACGGCGCTCAGCGAGGGCGGCGACGCAGCACGTCGGACGGCGCTCAGCGAGGGCGGCGACGCAGCACGTCGGCGAGTACCGAGGTGA